tatcgaggaaggctatataacaacACGCaaatggagcaccaataaagaatgtttcaaaatcggggttttaatcccttttgagagctttcactgcgtgcgctgcgggaACAGTTAAAGTTTCACTAAAGTAATGTTTGAGAGTCTTCTCTGTGTATCTGTCTAATGTATGAGAGTCTCttttgaaatcggttaaaaagcgtgattttggtatcttaaataactctttaaaattctattattcaaaaatattttcactttctacacgTAATCATTTAcggaggcgggtaaaatttagcgttatgcttAAAGTatctattccacgcggacaaagtcgcgggcaaaagctagtcgtgtaatattTATCTTCGGGTACTGTACGTGTTTACCTGTATCATATTATGCTTATACATCTAGCAAGCATTTGAACATTGCGAAATAGAAGATGTCATTTAAAAAGATACCAACTGCCAGCTGATTTCAATCGAACTATTGAATCCGATTTTGGTTGTACTACTTGGCTTTCGTTGCTTCTAAATtgtctgaaaaaaaatatgtttagtacatgtaaataaaactgtaattttttttttttttataacgggCAAAGAACTGGCCGTCTATCTTGATATTATGTTAACGATAGCTGATGTCCACAGACAGAGACATAAGATCAATCAATCTTACTATATAAAGCAGGATTGCTGCTGTAGGTttcaaaagaaatatatttgaTAAAAACCGCGCTAATAACTTCTTCGATATGAGCACGATAATATTCAGAGCTCCGtaatttcgcggcagaaatagggagatCGGTCATACTTATTATGCATACTCGTCATCAGTATTTTAGAGAGGGAATAATGGGTAGGAATTAGAAGGTAGGTAGGAGTATTGATTAATACATACATTAACCCTACTAATTTGTGTCAGCAAGTGATATGGTAAGACCATTAAGTCAAATATAATCCAATTTGAGGAGAATGGCCTTCATGTCGGTAGGAATCACTGAAACCATAtaggttttttactggtggtaggacctcttgtgagtccgcacgggtaggtgcgaccaccctgcctatgactgccgtgaagcagcaacgcgtttcggtttgaatggtggggcagccgttgtaactatactgagaccttagaactcacatatcaaggtgggtggcgcatttacgttgtagatttatatgggcttcagtaactatttaacatcagTTGGACTGTGcggtcgtccatccatctaaacaataaaaaaataaaaaaaactgaaaaatgagtaaaaatacaaaagttttataCCCATTTTCAGGCTTCCACTCGAATTTCGTCTCTACCATCTTTGTGTTCGTTGACTTCAAGAGTCTCCTACATGTGCTCCTGTTATTTACGAAAGCGACATTATATGTTTGGTGAATAGGTTAGGTCGTCATGGCCacaatgataagacgtccggagtGCTTGTATCGAACGATGCGACCGTATCGATGTTCAAATCCCACGGgcggttaatattttttttataatagtacatacgtacatacctacatacgtaCTAAGCGCTGACggattatattatgtttaaaatgaAAGTGTAAAtcggtgtaataaaaatcaaacccgccaaaaattttaatttgcgtctGCGTGTAGAGTCTTATGAGCCCACACAGATTGGtaacattattaatatacataacattaaccctggctatttctgccctgagacagtaatccgtttcggtttgaaaggtggggcagctgttgtactataaaaactgagagtTAGAACATGCGCCGACAGACGTCTAGTTATCTTGAACATTTGCACTTCAAGTTTCcattttaaatatgcataagcACCATTTAcgctacgtatttcattagaaaaaaattgtatctgtctggaggattcgaacaccggcatagtTGCATcaatagatacgaatgcacaatGAGTCTTATCATTaattaggccatgacgacttcaaatcaattaaaaatgcCTTATTAAGAATAACTCAAAAATGTCGGCCAGACGGGACCACATTTGCGAAGCATCAGATTTCAAATAAAAGCATCATTAAAATCGGTTTACGTAGAAAAAAGTTCtgaacatataaaaaaaaaacaaaaaattcagCGAAATGATAacatccatatttttttaagttggtttaaattgtaaatttggtTAAATTTGACCGAAGAAGACACGGATGGAGTGtgtaaatgacgatatgagaaagaaAGGAGTGAgagttgagatgacggctgatagaagagaatgaaatagaaaaattcgctgtgccgaccccacctagtgggataaagtggagacaaagaagaaggctAAAATTGTACATACCCGATTTCTTTATTGATAGAACATTCAATGAGGTGCCTGTACCTCCAGACGCTGGTGTAGAGAAACGGACCGTAGCAAGTGTTAGTGAGGTATTTCGTCATGCAGGCGGAGATCACCCCGATTACCACAGAGGTCTTCCCCTGTCCCACTACCAGAGGACCCCCGTGGTCGTTCTGAtcaaacaataaacaataacatgGACAACGAAAATTAAAGGTTAGAAGAAAGGCGTTTTGTTGCAAATCCGTAGACCAGACCAAACCGCCCATAGAAGGTAAATAATCTAGATAGATATATAGCTTTATATTACCAGACCGTATTGTCTGGGTTAGTCAGAAGAATCAATCAACAACTGCGAAGTCTCATGATGATAGAACAATCCAATAGTGGTTGACgaaaatttatatatagtttatcTCAATCTCGCATCACTCGTGACAAAGGCTTGTCTTAGTGTAGCAAATAATgggattaataataaatttaattttttgtcgaATGGAAAACTTCTTTAGCCTCTTTGTGATTCGAAAGACGATGAAACGAAAGAGATAGACACATCAATTCATAAGATTTAATGAGGGAAAAATGAGATAAGTAGCATTATACCTACAGCAGTACAAGATGCATTATTCATAGTTCTCTTTATGCACTGCttcgtacctaatattcgtaCTCAATACGTTCTGAATAGATACATAgatatacgaataaaatgtaaaataattatcaaactttgtatcactacAATTATCCTCTTCCCGAAATTGTACCCTCTTAATTTCTCATAATCTTAAAGCCAACATTTTTGaatgtttcacttctaccgcgtgtgaattgcacatatctaatttaatttttcatttttgaaGATAATAGTGATTACGAGCATTTAAGAGGtgacattcacattgtgatctTTAGAAGTTCCGGTAACTACTTCTTGATGAGTAGGTAATCCATAAATTCCATATATTTGCATCTATGGCAACATAAATGCTTAGAAACACAAACAATGTGTTGCTTATTGATGAAATCTTTGGTATTTATAGTCCAATCTGAAATAGGTTGTTTAAAACGAAACctttaaaggcttcgtcaaacaaaACGCGTCAGAGtgctaaactgacggcgcgctatgacgccgagatgtgttgtactactatggtaacgtaccgtcaaacagagccccagcgttataagtacgcaacgctctgtcgcggcgttaggacgctttgacttcaggcgttgtaattttttacaaatatttattttagcgtccgagtgaatgtgtattaaaatactggataataGCCTTTAGGCTTCGTCAAACaaaacgcgtacttagcgctgcgttttaacgtcgcgctcttttcatgtcacacaaattgactagatgagcctGACCCTTCTTGACGCAACGTAACAtccgccaaatcatagtgcctttctaTAGCtgtctgaaaatttaaaagtattaagatgtcgagtgattcagatgtggcattgtataagcatgggtattttctaactatttctatcaatttttcgggcattatccagtattttaatactAAATGTGTATCGCTCGGTCGCTAAAATAAAAGTTGTAAATTACAACgtctgacgtcaaagcgtcctaacgccgcgacagagcgttgcGTGTTTGACAGTATATTACCATATTAATACAAGACATCTCGGCGTCAGTCATggcgcgccgtcagtttagcgctctgacgcgcgctaagtacgcgttctgtttgacggaGCCTTTAATATCAAAGTTACACACTTCGCAGAATCCTCCAGAAATCGTTTTGGATCTTCGCGTGCCGTTGTAATGAGCCGCGGTATGCACCTCCAATTGGTCAGCATCAGCCATTAATCTACGAGATGGGCTCTCGTtttcttcctcttcttcttcgtctGAATATACTAATTCTTTACAGTTCACATGATGCTCCtacagatattattatattatatgagtcgactattatcaaagccggcaatgtgacttttggacaattattggtaaatcagaaaaacgaattattgactttgtattccattggcagtcgcaaaactcttctgatcgacatcttagataaataacaggttaagtattaacctttatttaatgcaggttttgaaccgtattctttgaaggagacgattatattcaaatcaatctgtattgacatatcaataacatttttttgtccaaatgcacagattgccacctttgataatagatgacTCATATAACGtattcgtgaagcagtaatgcgttacggtttgaagtgcggggcagccgttgcactcaaaaaattgagaccttaggactcatattttgaagtgagtggcggcatttaaattatagatactacttaacaccaggtgggccgttagctcgtccacgcatctaagcactATAAACCAATCTAGTCTTCACtgttaacatttgttgagtacatatttcaatagaaaaattggtatccacctgtgggattcgaacaccggtgcatcgctcgatacgaatacaccggacgtcttatcctttaggccacgtcgactTCGACTACGACTACGACTATTAGGTACACAATTAAAGTAACTTTAGTAATTTAAGTAAActttagtaggcagcggcttggctctgctcctggcattgctgaagtccatgggcgacggtaactacttaccatcaggtgggtcatacgctcgtctacctacaagggcaataaaaaaaaatgctgcgAGCCACCTAGACACATGAATTATAAACCATACATCAGCTGCtcagattctcgccggatcttctcagcggatcacGATACCGATTCGGAACTAGATACATTTGCGAAatagctgctcttgagctgttaggtcttctATGGCATcctattagcaaattctccccTCCTGGTTGAGTGCATACTCCCCcgcttgtcctggtgaaactggaatggACTTCGAGCCACCAGTACTCATTCTTTTACAGAAAAAACACGAGTTCTCAGTTTTATAGGAGagcggctgttccacccttcaagcccaaAGGGATTACAGCTTCACGACAGGAAAAAACCAAGGTGATCGTATTTACACTTGCGGGCTCAAagaacgccctaccaccagtaaaatatactACCCTATAGTTTTAAAATCGGCGTTTTCTACTTTAGGTTTCGACAACTTCATAGTGtcgaacaataatattattatgtgtattaagcactgccacgcctgggaagacggcaggacacactccggcgaggtgggcaacaatcgaccggagcgttagggactattgggagagaaaccggcgaactatacgggcattgtcgagcaagactCCTTTTTGCATTTGGcccaccaccgactttttgttgagaccaagcctctcgagatgttttgataggcttttagggaccaaaccattcaccgacacaactaccgggattatttctgtagataccaccctccacatgtcggtcacctcgtgcgccaggttcaaatatttggtctttttattttattattattgttaaattatatCCGAAGTATCTGATATTTTATGTCGACAATTCTCTGTATCTGGACGACCACGATCTTGAAAACTTAAACTGTATTAAACTATTCAAAAGcaaaaattaaaccgtaaaagtgattttatgaaaagtcataaatgaaatacaaaagaaaaactTGTTACCAGTAAGGTATACTATCGAAATGATAAGCAGGTTTTGTAGgacgacttggctgtgcccctggtcTTGCTGATGCCCaatggtgaccacttaatattAGATGGGCCGCAAAATTGTAAAGTAGAAGGAAAATTATGTATAGAGAAAGAGAACTTACAGCACATATATTGCTCATTGCTTCAGAATCCAAGCTGTCTTTCGCACATATCATATGCTCTTCAATGACGTTATGATAGCGCGGATCCCAGCGCTTCTTGCAGTTTTTCTTCGAGATCAAAACTACATCTGTTTCTAGCAGGGAAGGAGAATTCGTATTGGTTCTTCCTATTGCCTATAGAAGATCAGTAGAAGtatgcgatttaaaaaaatacattttactgaTGACAGTCGTGCGACAAACAAAATGCTTCATTATCATTGTCGCATCATAAATTTTTGTAGTTTCTAGTTCCAAAAATACCAGTTACGGACTAATGACAGTTGTgcgacaaaaaaatgtttcattatCATTGTcgtatcatatttttttgtagtttctaGTTCCagagattattttattatactaattTATTTCACTATGGCGCAACGATTTGCTATCTTCCGGCCAGACCTTCAAGCACTACCTTTCTATTATCCATATCATTGTCAAAAtctgataaaattaaaagtttgtccAATCGTTAATTTTGATCGAAAAAAATCGAAGTCGAAAAATGATTTCAAAAGGACCTTCAATAAATAGAACATTTACTATGAAGAGATTCTTttatgtgcttagtgcgggttttttaaattatcgatcgtgtaaaagttaactctaatttgtatggaattggaacagcgaccctagcggcaaacgaagctATTCAAACCCTATATAAACTTAAGAAAAATTTAAgaagttaaaaagctcgcattaAACagattcttctttttttctccaccttatcccactaggtggggtcggcacagctaatttttctcttccattctcttctatcagccgtcatttcaacactcactcacttctctctctctctcatatcgtcattcattaAACAGATTCGTCTTTTTAATTCGCTTTTGATACATCCCTATGCAATCTTGGATGATGCAGACCGGACGGAACTTAAAATTTTCAGATGTATATGTTTAAGTACGTTCAGCTCCAAAAAACCCTTTAATTTTGTGTACGGGTCATACGAAATcgggaaattatttttcaaagatACTACGTACCCTACCATCGCTAAACTTCTGCGTTGATCCCCAACCGGCTATGGACGCGACTGTACCGGGCTTCTCTAACTCCTCACTCTGATTATTATAGGCTATCATCTTAGGGACGTAATCGCAACCTTTCACTCTCTTCTGGAAGTTGAAGTCGTCTTCAACTTTGACAACGGCGATGTCATTTGCCATCCAGCGCATGTTGTCGAAGTCTTTGCCATCAAAGAAATAATCTACAATGTTTACGAAACATTATTATATGGAACTGATTTGGAGATGATAATttggatttttactggtggtaggacctcttttgagtccgcgcgggctggtaccaccaccctgcctatttctagccgtgaagcagtaatgcgtttcggtttgaagggtggggcagccgttgtaactatacgtgagaccttagaacttacatctcaaggtgggtgggtggccacttaacaccaggtgggctgtgagctcgtccacccatctaagcaataaaaaaaaagatgacaaaCAGTCTTGAAATCTGCCTTTATATAATATGCTT
The sequence above is drawn from the Bombyx mori chromosome 26, ASM3026992v2 genome and encodes:
- the LOC101743762 gene encoding granzyme B(G,H), whose product is MIKFLNLCLPIVLLNYVTIHISSAKNIEIPQTRRILRGSQVTDTRPYMVYLRPAPSSDPQTDPNWLCGGVIIHERFILTSAACIEDVQQFYVVSGIHTLVPFSDNTNECIKNGAKKAVWKCVPKDYFFDGKDFDNMRWMANDIAVVKVEDDFNFQKRVKGCDYVPKMIAYNNQSEELEKPGTVASIAGWGSTQKFSDGRAIGRTNTNSPSLLETDVVLISKKNCKKRWDPRYHNVIEEHMICAKDSLDSEAMSNICAEHHVNCKELVYSDEEEEEENESPSRRLMADADQLEVHTAAHYNGTRRSKTISGGFCENDHGGPLVVGQGKTSVVIGVISACMTKYLTNTCYGPFLYTSVWRYRHLIECSINKEIGSTCRRLLKSTNTKMVETKFEWKPENGQFRSNESQVVQPKSDSIVRLKSAGKKSKSKRNREKILSL